Part of the Burkholderiales bacterium genome is shown below.
CCGAACAGGGGGTAAAGGAAGTGACCCTGCTGGGCCAGAACGTCAATGCCTATCGCGGCGCCATGCACGATGGCGAATATGCGGACCTGACGCTGCTCCTGGAATACGTCGCCGAAATTCCGGGCATCGAACGCATCCGCTACACCACCTCCCACCCCAATGAGCTCACCGATCGCCTCATCGAGGCCTATGGGCGCATCCCCAAGCTGGTGAGTCATCTGCATCTGCCCGTGCAGTCGGGTTCCGACCGCATCCTGGCGATGATGAAGCGCAATTACACGGCGTTGGAATACAAGTCGCGGGTGCGCCGGTTGCGGGCGGTGCGGCCCGATCTTTCCCTGTCTTCCGATTTCATCGTGGGTTTCCCCGGCGAGACCGAGGCGGATTTCGAGGCGACCATGCGCCTTGTGGAGGAAGTGGGCTTCGATGCGAGTTTCAGCTTCATCTTCAGTCCCCGCCCCGGCACGCCCGCGGCGAGCCTGCCCGATGCCACACCGGCGGAGGTGAAGACCGCCCGCCTCATGCGGCTGCAGCAAAAACTGGAAGAGCAGGCCCAGGCCATCAGCCGCAGCATGGTCGGCAGCGTGCAGCGGGTGCTGGTGGAAGGGGTGTCGAAAAAAGACGGCGAAGCCCTCGCCGGGCGCACCGACAACAACCGGGTGGTGAATTTCCGCGGTCATCCCCGGCTCATCAACCAGTTCGTTTCGGTGCGCATCACCGAGGCGCTGCCCCATTCGCTGCGGGGCGAAGTGGTTGAGACCGCCGGTCAGTGATGCGACCGCCCATGGCGAAGCGCCCCACCCCATGGCTAAAGGCCAGGCAGACGTCCCGCCCGGTTTCGCGTTAAAGTGATGCAAGCCCGGCTTTCGCAGCAACCCCCCTCCCACCCCCGGGAAGGGGTCGCGTGTTTTCCCCGCTCCTCCCAGGAGGGCAACCCATGAAGCCTGTGGAAATCTCCTTCACCCCCGTGGACAACCGGCGTCTTGCCAATCTGTGCGGCGCGCTGGATGAAAACCTGCGGCAGATCGAGACTGCCCTCGAGGTGAAAATCCTCCGTCGTGGCGAGCATTTCCGCGTCGAGGGGGAGATCGACAAGGCGCGCCTTGCTGCTGATCTCCTGCAGAGCTTCTATGCGCGGGCCGGGCGCAGCCTGTCCGTGGAGGACGTGCAACTCGGGCTGGTGGAGGTCACCCACCAGCGTGGAGGCGAAAGAAGGGAAGGCATGGTGCCGGTGCTCATGACCCGGCGTCCCGACCTGCATGGACGCACGCCGCGGCAGAACGAATATCTGCGCCAGATACAGGAACACGACATTACCTTTGGCATCGGTCCGGCGGGAACGGGCAAGACCTATCTTGCCGTGGCCAGTGCGGTGGATGCCATGGAGCGGGACCTGGTCAAGCGCATCGTCCTCGTGCGTCCCGCGGTGGAGGCGGGGGAACGCCTGGGCTTTCTGCCGGGCGATCTGGCGCAGAAGGTGGACCCCTACCTGCGCCCCCTGTACGATGCCCTCTATGATCTGATGGGCTTCGACCGCGTGCAGAAAATGTTCGAGCGCGGCACCATCGAGATCGCGCCCCTGGCCTACATGCGGGGGCGCACCCTCAATCATTCCTTCATCATTCTCGACGAGGCCCAGAACACCACGCCGGAGCAGATGAAGATGTTTTTGACGCGCATCGGCTTTGGCACCAAGGCCGTGATCACCGGTGATGTCACGCAGATCGATCTGGCCCGCGGCCAGTTGAGCGGTCTCGTGCAGGCGCAGGAGGTCTTGCGCGAGGTGCAGGGGATTGCCTTCACCTTTTTCCAATCCGAGGACGTGGTGCGCCATCCTCTGGTGCAACACATCATCAATGCCTACGACCGCTTCCAGAAATCGCAAGGCCAGGCTTAAGCTTTCCCTGAGCGTACAATATGCGGTGAAATCGCCGCTGCTGCCCACGCGCAGCCAGGTGCGCCGCTGGGTCGCCGCGGCGGTGACGGGCGATGCGGAAATCACGGTGCGTTTTGTCGGTGAGGCGGAGGGACGTGCCCTCAACCGCGATTTCCGCGGCAAAGACTACGCGACGAATGTGCTAAGCTTTGCCTATGAAACCCGTCCGCTTACGGGGGATGTGGTCATCTGCGTGCCCGTCCTTTTGCGCGAGGCGGAGGAGCAGGGGAAGTCCGTCGCCGCCCATTGCGCCCACCTCATCGTGCATGGGGTGCTGCATCTGCAAGGGTACGATCACGAAACCGAGGCGCAAGCCCGGGTGATGGAAGCGCGGGAAGGGGAGATCCTCACCCGGCTGGGCTATCCTGACCCTTACGCAGCCGCTGCCGGTGCCGGCTGATGCATGACGAATGGCACGGCCATTCGCCATTCATTACCCCGCCGGGGTTGATTTCAATCACATGGACGATGCGAGTACGAAGCCGGGCTGGCTCGAGCGGCTCGGCGCGCTTTTGATGCGCGAGCCGGAAGACCGCGAGCAACTCATCGAATTGTTGCACTCCGCCTATGAGCGGAATCTCCTGGATGCAGACGCGCTGGCCATGATCGAGGGCGTGCTGCAGGTCTCCGAGATGCAGGTGCGGGACATCATGATCCCCCGCGCGCAGATGGATGTGATCGACATCAATGACCCGCCGGAGAAATTCCTGCCCTTCATGATCGAGACCGCCCATTCGCGCTTTCCCGTCATCGACAAGGATCGCGATGACGTCATCGGTATTCTGCTGGCCAAGGACATGCTGCGTTACTACGCGGGGGAGGAAACCAGTGTGCGCGACATGCTGCGGCCTGCGGTGTTCATTCCCGAATCCAAGCGGGTGAACGTGCTGCTCAAGGAATTCCGCAGCAACCGCAACCACATCGCCATCGTCGTCGATGAATTCGGTGGTGTGGCGGGGCTGGTCACCATTGAGGACGTGCTGGAGCAGATCGTCGGCGACATCGAGGACGAGTTCGACTTCGATGAGGTCGAGGACAACATCATCCCCGCCGGCAACAACCGCTACCGCGTCAAGGCGCTCACCGAGATCGCGGCCTTCAACGAAGTCATGGGCACCCATTTCAGCGACGAGGAATACGACACCGTCGGCGGTTTGGTGATCTCCCGCTTCGGCCGCCTGCCCAAGCGGGGCGAGACCGTCACCTTCGATGGTCTGCGCTTCCAGGTGCTGCGCGCCGACAGCCGACGGCTGCACTCCCTCCTGGTGGAGCGCCTGCCCGGGGCGCAGTCGACGAGCGAAGACGCCACTTGAGGGGGTTCCTGCCGCTTTCCCGTCGGCTGGCGGTGGCCTTTGCGCTGGGTGGCCTCAGTGTCCTCGGCTTTGCGCCTTTTCACCTTTTCTACCTGCCGGTTCTCACCCTCGCCGTCCTCTTTCACCTCTGGCAGCGGACGGATTCCCGCAGCAGGGCGGCCATCGGCTTTGCCTTCGGCGCGGGCTTTTTTCTGCTGGGGGTATCCTGGGTCTATGTGAGCCTGCATGATTTCGGCGGCATGCCGGCTCCGCTTGCGGCCGTCTCGACGCTGCTTTTCTGCCTTTTCCTTGCCCTTTTTCCGGCGGCGGTGGGGGCGATGGGGGTGGTCCGTTCACCCGCCCGGACCCTGCTTTGCCTGCTGCCTGCCACCTGGGCCGGGGCGGAATGGGTGCGCGGCTTCGTTTTCACCGGTTTTCCCTGGCTCGCCGTGGGCTATGCCGCCGTGCCGGAAAGCCCCCTCATGGGCTATGCCCCTGTGCTGGGGGTCTATGGCGTCTCCCTGCTGATGGCCGTAAGCGCGGGGCTTCTCGTTCTGATCTGGCGCTTCCGTTGCGATGCGCGGCGCGGCCTGGGCGCGGTGGCGGCCCTGGTCGCCCTTTGGGCGGCCGGGGCGCTGCTCAACCGGGTGGAATGGACGCGCCCTGTGGGGGAGGCGGTTTCCGTGAGTCTGCTGCAGGGCAACATCCCCCAGGACATCAAATGGCGTGAGGAGCGGGTCGCGCCCACCCTCGCCACCTATGCGCGCCTGGTGGAGGAAAGTCCCTCCCGGCTCATTCTGTTGCCGGAGACCGCCTTTCCCCTCTTCCTCGACCAGTTGCCGCCCGCCTACCTGGAGCGCCTCGCCGCCCATGCGCGCCGCGTTGGGGGTGATGTGGTCTTCGGCGTGCCGGAGCGTAGCGCCGACGGGGGCCGCTACTACAACAGCGTGGTGAGCTTGGGGGTGAGCGACCCCCAGACCTACCGCAAGGTGCATCTCGTGCCCTTCGGCGAGTTCCTGCCCCTGCGGCCCCTGTTCGGCTGGTTGCTGGATTTCCTGCACATTCCCCTGGGGGACTTCACCGCCGGCAGCCCGGGCCAGCCACCCCTGGCGGTGGCGGGGCAGCGGCTCGCCACCAACATCTGCTACGAGGACGTCTTCGGCGAGGAGCTGCTGGCCTCGGCTTCCCGGGCCACGTTGCTCGCCAACGTGAGCAACGACGCCTGGTTCGGCGATTCCATCGCGCCGCGCCAGCATCTGCAGATTGCCCAGATGCGGGCGGCGGAGATGCGGCGCATGATGCTGCGCGCCACCAATACCGGCATCACGGCCCTCATCGACGCCAAAGGGCGGGTGATCGCCCGCCTCGAGCCCTTCCGCACGGGGGCGCTGCATGTCACCGCCCAGGGCCGCTTCGGGGAAACGCCCTTCATGCGGCTTGGCAATGGCGCCGCGGTGGGGCTGATGGTTTTCCTTCTCCTCCTGGCTGTTCCACGGTCCGGACGTCTTGACTGACCGGGGCGGGAGGGTCTTAAACTACCGGCCCTTCTTCAACCTGGAGATCAAAAATGAAACTGCGTCCCCTTCTCGTCGCGCTGACTTTCGCCACCCCGGCGCTTGCCCAGGACGATACGGGTCGTTATGTGGAGGAAAGCCGCAAGGCGACACAGACCCTGGTGCAGCGGCTGGGTGCAGAGCTGAAAAAGGAACTGGCGGCCGGCGGCCCGGAAAATGCCATCAAGGTGTGCAAGAATATCGCCCCGGCCATTGCCAGCGAGCTGTCCACCCAGCAGGGCTGGCAAATCCGGCGCGTCTCCCTGAAAACCCGTAATCCCATGATCGGCACCCCCGATGCCTGGGAGCAGAAGGTGCTCGCCGATTTCGACCGGCGGGTGGCGGCGGGCGAGAAGGCGGAAACCCTGGAGTACTCGGAAGTGGTCAGCGAGCCGGCGGGGCGCTACTTCCGCTACATGAAGGCGCTGCCGGTGCAGCCCCTTTGCCTCAACTGCCACGGCACGCCGGAGACGGTGTCGGAAGGCACGCGCGCGCGGCTTGCGGCAGAATATCCCCATGACCGCGCCACCGGTTACCGGGAGGGTCAGGTGCGGGGTGCGGTGACCATCAAGCGGCCCCTGTTCTGAAGGTTGATTCTGCTTTCGGAAGGTTTGTTCTGCCCGTGGGGAGGCGCAAGCCTCCCCGTCGGTTTCATGGAGGGACTGGAATGCGCGCGTTGCTTCTGTTGTTTTTGTGCTTGAGCGGTCTTGTCGCTGAGGCCCAGGAGGCGTTGCTTTTGGGCGTCAACGACGGGACCGCCGGCCAGCAGGACTACGCGGCGCTGACGGAGCGTTACCAGCCGCTGGCGGATTACCTGGCGAAACTTCTGAAAAAGCCGGTCCGCCTGGAGTCCTCGCAGAACCTCAAGAGCTCGACGGAAAATCTCCTCAAGGGCCGCTATGCCCTCTTCTTTGCCAAGCCCAGCAACGTCGCGGCCCAGGCCATGGCCAAGGCCGACTATGATCTGGTCGCCGCCGTGCAGGGGGCCTTCACCGTGAAATTCATCACCCGGGCGGACAGCGGTTTCAAAAAACCGGAAGACATCCGCGGGCACCGCATCGCCTATGCCGAAGGCACCTTCATGGAGAAGGCCGGGATAACCACCCTGCGGGACCTGAACCTGCTGCCCAAGCCGTCGGAGCGCGTCAAGGCCCGCTATCAGGACGCGATCGCCTATATCGTCGAGCAACGCTTCGCCGATGTGGGCATGGTCTCCCCCATCGTGGCCAAACAGTGGGAAGCCAGGGGTGGTGTGACCCTCTTCGAAAGCCGCAAGCTCCCCTACTGGAGTCTCATCGCCTCACCCAAACTCTCCCCGGCGGAAAAGGAAACCCTGCGCGCCGGGCTGCTGAATGCGGCCCATGACCCACTCGGCCAGAAGGTCCTCAAAAGCCTCGACATCAAGGGCTTCGAGCCCGGCGACAAAAAAGCCTACCTCGACATGCTCGCCTGGCTCGAAAGCCGCTGAAGCCTTATCCCGTCTTCTTCCCCTTTAACCCAGATTGTCCATTGGGACGCGGGAAGGCGCGAGCCGAGGCCCGCGTAGGTTCGGGCAATGGGAGATGCCGGAGAGGTTTGCCGGTCCTACCCGTCTCCCCTGTAGGCATACGCCGGTCCAAGGGACAATCTGGGTTTAAGCCGGATAGATCGCTCCCAGCACGCAGGCATGGGCGGCGCCGGTGACGGCGGGAAGGTTGCCGGGGGCACCGTGGAGGGTGCGCCAGGCCAGCCAGCCAAAGGCCAGCGCTTCCACCCACTCCGCCGGCACGCCCAGCGCGTCGGTGAGGGCCACGGGGGTTGCCGTATCGGCGAAGGCGTGGCGCAGGGTGTTCACCAGGGCTGTGTTGCGGGCTCCCCCTCCACAGAGCCACACCTCCTCGGCCCCGCTGGCAAAACGGCGGACCGCCTCCCGGATGCCGTGCACGGTGAGGCGCAGCAGCGTGGCCTGCACGTCGGCGGGCGCATAGTCGGGTTTGAGCCTC
Proteins encoded:
- the miaB gene encoding tRNA (N6-isopentenyl adenosine(37)-C2)-methylthiotransferase MiaB yields the protein MTRKLYIKTFGCQMNEYDSDRMADVLAAAEGYERTDDPEEADLILFNTCSVREKAQEKVFHHLGRWKHLKQKKPDLLIGVGGCVASQEGQAIVERARYVDLVFGPQTLHRLPELIRARRRTGRPQVDVSFPEIEKFDNLPPPRVEGAAAYVSIMEGCSKYCSFCVVPYTRGEEVSRPFDDVLAEVAQLAEQGVKEVTLLGQNVNAYRGAMHDGEYADLTLLLEYVAEIPGIERIRYTTSHPNELTDRLIEAYGRIPKLVSHLHLPVQSGSDRILAMMKRNYTALEYKSRVRRLRAVRPDLSLSSDFIVGFPGETEADFEATMRLVEEVGFDASFSFIFSPRPGTPAASLPDATPAEVKTARLMRLQQKLEEQAQAISRSMVGSVQRVLVEGVSKKDGEALAGRTDNNRVVNFRGHPRLINQFVSVRITEALPHSLRGEVVETAGQ
- the lnt gene encoding apolipoprotein N-acyltransferase, translated to MPLSRRLAVAFALGGLSVLGFAPFHLFYLPVLTLAVLFHLWQRTDSRSRAAIGFAFGAGFFLLGVSWVYVSLHDFGGMPAPLAAVSTLLFCLFLALFPAAVGAMGVVRSPARTLLCLLPATWAGAEWVRGFVFTGFPWLAVGYAAVPESPLMGYAPVLGVYGVSLLMAVSAGLLVLIWRFRCDARRGLGAVAALVALWAAGALLNRVEWTRPVGEAVSVSLLQGNIPQDIKWREERVAPTLATYARLVEESPSRLILLPETAFPLFLDQLPPAYLERLAAHARRVGGDVVFGVPERSADGGRYYNSVVSLGVSDPQTYRKVHLVPFGEFLPLRPLFGWLLDFLHIPLGDFTAGSPGQPPLAVAGQRLATNICYEDVFGEELLASASRATLLANVSNDAWFGDSIAPRQHLQIAQMRAAEMRRMMLRATNTGITALIDAKGRVIARLEPFRTGALHVTAQGRFGETPFMRLGNGAAVGLMVFLLLLAVPRSGRLD
- the ybeY gene encoding rRNA maturation RNase YbeY; the encoded protein is MPTTASRNRKARLKLSLSVQYAVKSPLLPTRSQVRRWVAAAVTGDAEITVRFVGEAEGRALNRDFRGKDYATNVLSFAYETRPLTGDVVICVPVLLREAEEQGKSVAAHCAHLIVHGVLHLQGYDHETEAQARVMEAREGEILTRLGYPDPYAAAAGAG
- a CDS encoding phosphate/phosphite/phosphonate ABC transporter substrate-binding protein, with translation MRALLLLFLCLSGLVAEAQEALLLGVNDGTAGQQDYAALTERYQPLADYLAKLLKKPVRLESSQNLKSSTENLLKGRYALFFAKPSNVAAQAMAKADYDLVAAVQGAFTVKFITRADSGFKKPEDIRGHRIAYAEGTFMEKAGITTLRDLNLLPKPSERVKARYQDAIAYIVEQRFADVGMVSPIVAKQWEARGGVTLFESRKLPYWSLIASPKLSPAEKETLRAGLLNAAHDPLGQKVLKSLDIKGFEPGDKKAYLDMLAWLESR
- a CDS encoding DUF3365 domain-containing protein, whose protein sequence is MKLRPLLVALTFATPALAQDDTGRYVEESRKATQTLVQRLGAELKKELAAGGPENAIKVCKNIAPAIASELSTQQGWQIRRVSLKTRNPMIGTPDAWEQKVLADFDRRVAAGEKAETLEYSEVVSEPAGRYFRYMKALPVQPLCLNCHGTPETVSEGTRARLAAEYPHDRATGYREGQVRGAVTIKRPLF
- a CDS encoding CBS domain-containing protein — encoded protein: MDDASTKPGWLERLGALLMREPEDREQLIELLHSAYERNLLDADALAMIEGVLQVSEMQVRDIMIPRAQMDVIDINDPPEKFLPFMIETAHSRFPVIDKDRDDVIGILLAKDMLRYYAGEETSVRDMLRPAVFIPESKRVNVLLKEFRSNRNHIAIVVDEFGGVAGLVTIEDVLEQIVGDIEDEFDFDEVEDNIIPAGNNRYRVKALTEIAAFNEVMGTHFSDEEYDTVGGLVISRFGRLPKRGETVTFDGLRFQVLRADSRRLHSLLVERLPGAQSTSEDAT
- a CDS encoding PhoH family protein translates to MKPVEISFTPVDNRRLANLCGALDENLRQIETALEVKILRRGEHFRVEGEIDKARLAADLLQSFYARAGRSLSVEDVQLGLVEVTHQRGGERREGMVPVLMTRRPDLHGRTPRQNEYLRQIQEHDITFGIGPAGTGKTYLAVASAVDAMERDLVKRIVLVRPAVEAGERLGFLPGDLAQKVDPYLRPLYDALYDLMGFDRVQKMFERGTIEIAPLAYMRGRTLNHSFIILDEAQNTTPEQMKMFLTRIGFGTKAVITGDVTQIDLARGQLSGLVQAQEVLREVQGIAFTFFQSEDVVRHPLVQHIINAYDRFQKSQGQA